A region of the Silene latifolia isolate original U9 population chromosome 9, ASM4854445v1, whole genome shotgun sequence genome:
CACCGCCAACAGCTGCCGCAGCAACTCTGAATTGCACAGAAGGGGGCACATGCGCTTCAGTCATTGCCTTTTTTAACTCGTCCTTTGCTTCGGAAATTTTACGCTTAGACCTATGGTGGTGCTGCCactcagggggggggggggttaacgGGTGATTATGTTTTATCTCATGCTGCAGCGCCTCCCATAATCCTTCCGCATTTACTTGCGTCCTGACACAGGCTTTGCACTCACAACGAGTAATTGAAACATTCCTCAAATTGCTGTTGAAAACTTTAACGTCACCATTTAAACCACCTTTACTCTTGTTCTCGTGTTTTTCTTCGCAAGAGCATCTAAAGTATCGCTCAATGAACGGTCTATCTTTCTTGTTAGCCCTACGAGATGTAGATTTCTTGACACTAAATCCAATGTGTTGCGAATGTTTGATATAGAGAGCGTAAATATGCTCCGATTTTGCTGCTTTGATTCCAAGAAGAGAATTAGATAGGTCAGCACCTGTGACAAATGCATCCGATTTGGACACATCGTGTTAGAATAATAACACTGTGTAATAAACTGTAAACTTAATAGTCAGAAAACCTAAAATGGTAGCCAATATGCATTAACATGGTTACATCTGAATCTGTGTTGTTCTTGAAAATAACATTTCAAAACTCATATTCATTAACTGACAAAGTCATGAAAATATTTTTTAGTAAGCTACACGATTTATGTAATTAACATCTTTACATCTTAGAGTATTATCATCATCGTCACAAATTCATCATCGTCACAAATTCATTGTTGTTAATGATTTATCAGCCACAACAAAAAATTATCAAGTAGACAAAAAATATTGCTCTAGATTGAGCTATAATGCCCTAAATATCATCAACAAACAGAACATACCAACAATTACCATCATATAGAGGAAAAAAAAGAACCTTTATTTATCATCATCGTCATAAATTCGTCGTCAGTAACGACAGGCACTACACTATCATCGTTATCAACAGCACCCATATGATCTTCTAAAACCGTCTCTAAAACCAAGCAAACATCTTCCTCTGACATTTTTTCTTAGTGATTAATATTTGTACAAATAATGTGGGTATTTTCGTTGAAGATTTACATGATGTTACTGGTGAAAAATTATAGATAGAAGCATGAAAATGAAGATGAATGAATTAGCTCtgggattttttttttggaatgaaAAGTGGTGGCTGACAGGAGAGTGACTAACGTCACAAAAAGTGTGATGGGTTGGGGTTGGGTTGCTAATAAAATAATTGGGCTAGCACAAAAAACGAGATAAGCTAATAATATTCTAATGAACCCACTAGCAACCCACCCGCCCATTTCATTCGAATATGCTACTATTTGACCCGTCTCTCCCTTGTGATGGATATAGtgcgtcttcaatgagaatttgtgatatacATATATGTCTTTTGCTGATGGTGCTAGAATATTATTGCAATCAGGGAATTTCATTCAACTCTGAACCATCTTGCTTTATAAAACCATTGGTCCTTCTTGAGCGGACAACTTCATAGACGACATAATCATAATTTCTATAGTCTCAACTTAGTCACGTACAATCAATACTTTGTCTGCACTACAATCAATACATTTCTCATTATGacatttctctttctcttttccgGTATTGTTCTTTGATTATTTTGTAGTACAAGTCGTAATTAGCAAGTTGGGTAATAACTCCTACGTGCAGGTAACCGTTTAGAAGTATATGACGGACCATGTCATATTCTGATTTGATACTTGCGTGATATTTTCGCTAACTGTTTCgccaaattggggcaccgcgcaTATATTCCACAAATTTATAGAATCAggtggaatggagggagtaaaaaATATAATGAAACAAAAATCTAACGAGACATACCCTTAAAAAcgttttgaactaaagttattgGAGAAAGATGTTGATCAGGGCCTTAATTGCCATTAAATTCTGCTTTAAAAgtcattttcttttgttttatactctctcccatccaaaccaaaggtaatagttgctttatcacacttgCCGATGCACGTTTTGCaatgtgaatatctttagttacacattattaaaaattataaaaatttgatattcttatagcattaaTGACGATAAATTAAACAAGATTttacatgactatattttgtcttataaattaagaataatatcaaagattctctACGACAATGAATAGTACCAAAAAGTAAGTGTTatctttggtttggatgggagggagtacatagtataataaaaaaaaatagtacTCTTATTATATTTTCTAAGAAATTAATATTATCATTTTGGATTTATTTTTTGGTCGGTGTTATGATTTCATATTTACCAATATAACCGTTTTCATAAGTAAATAGTAGAAAAAAATACAATTTTTATTATAGTAATTACGCATTTGGCCCTCACAATTTTGGTAATTTAAATTTAAACATCATTGTTGGAGCCTTAAATCTCGCTACTAATTTGACGGAGTCCTAAATCTTGCTACTAACGTGATGTTTCCTATTTATTCAATTTTTGGCAGCGGTGAAGAAAGAGTTTTACATTGTTGTGGTACGGTTCACTAGACCGTACCTATAAACTACAACATAAAACACTAAAGTACCACTAATAACATTAACTAAAACAAGGTAACAGTTGCATCAGTTAACAACGTCGTGTTGATGGCGTACGACGAAAGTCTGAACACGctcttcaacctcaaaatccaCCACATTCTCTAATGGATGAGAAGCGTTGGCCAAAGGAAAACACCCATACTTGCTTGTCTTGATTGATGGAGCttcggagaaatacctgcaacaagacccAAAAAAGGGTCTCGGAGATTCCTCAGGGGCTCAGGGGCTGTGAAAATCTTCCTCAGAAAACCAACGAGCCTCCACAAACTCATTTTTACTCGTCTTACACGATACAGCTTCAGAGAAAtaaatacctgcaacaagacccAAGATagcgtctcggagattcatctccttgacTGTGATACACCTCATCTGGAAGCCAACGAGCCCCTTGACCCAACGAAAGAGAACAAAGTGCATTTACGCCCCAATGACGTAGAAAGAAAAGGCGGAAAGCAGACCAAACAAATCTGTCTCCAAAGGAGATCAAACTCCTACACTTTGGAACACAACCCCCGTTGACCAGAACCTCGTAGCCAAGAAAATCGAGTAAAAAGGTAGATAACAAATGGGGAAACATCCCCTTTACCAAAACGATCTCAGGAGACCGCATCAAGCTAGTCTCAACACAGACGCGATGCAATGTACCAGTCGGCCTAATTAACTCGTGGATAAGGGGACAGGACACCCCAAACCACAAGGAGGATATTATTCGAAAAAACGGAAATAAACATTAGTGTTATAGGCGGATCCAGCGCATCCGACCCAACCAACCCCACTTCCAGCAAACCGACTTCAACCTACCAAAAACACCTCCACAGACAGAAGAAAAGCCGACACCTCACAACAGCCAACGAACAAAACGGACCCCACAAACCAACCACGAACGACACGGCCGACCCAACAAACACCAAAACCCGAAACAAACACTGAGACTCCAAATTCCAACCGAGCCCCAGGACCATCGGCTACTTACAACAAGACAACGACCCAGACCGACACCAGCAGGAAAAGGAAGAGGGAACGATCGGTGGGGGAAGGGGCGAGGGAAAGGGGAGATACCAAATCGTCCCAAAACCACAACCAAAAACAAAACGACGACACCAAGATTGAGCCAAGCTCATCGACAAGATGGACGACACATAGGAGACGGGAACATACCGGGATGGGGAaagggagagggagagggagaggggAAACACCCCCAGAGAGACGTTTGTGAGACGTTTTGACTAATATGG
Encoded here:
- the LOC141601404 gene encoding protein FAR1-RELATED SEQUENCE 5-like, which gives rise to MSEEDVCLVLETVLEDHMGAVDNDDSVVPVVTDDEFMTMMINKGADLSNSLLGIKAAKSEHIYALYIKHSQHIGFSVKKSTSRRANKKDRPFIERYFRCSCEEKHENKSKGGLNGDVKVFNSNLRNVSITRCECKACVRTQVNAEGLWEALQHEIKHNHPLTPPPPEWQHHHRSKRKISEAKDELKKAMTEAHVPPSVQFRVAAAAVGGDEFVGHKKRDHINYVNRLRMKKIEGGDAATLINLLTSRQAEEPGFFFRVQFNEEGKLSNIFRRDAMMREDYLLYRDIIIFDTTYRTNRYNLICGAFVGINNHWSNAMFGCNFLSNENQESFEWLFKVFNEFMGDEIRPVSIFTDQDQAKANAIKEV